The DNA region AGATGTTGCACCGCCGTAATTGCTTTTGTGGCCTATAAAAGAGTAAGCAAAACACAGGCTGGATGCATGACGAGCACTTATATTTACCACTCCTTAGCACGATAATATAGAAAAGAGAGTGATAATAATGGTAAATAAGTCAGTGAGAGTCATGTGCCCCATTAGCACAAGGGGCAGCAGCCAGGTTTGTCCCCCcaggaggtggcactcagggagagggcactgccagggtgcagccagagcacagggaccctgcagggccaggggctctggggaggCAGCGCTGCTTTGGAGCCCACGCCTGGCactgggctgtgccctgcaggctgcaggctgtgtcccagtgcccggctcacagccagcagccaggagctgctctgggaggcaCTCAGGGCTCACCCTGTGACACTCACCTGGTCTGAGAATCCTTCTCCGTAGCGAAGCATTGTCACAAAGTGTTCACAGTTGCTGGTAAGCACATCATATGTCAACTCCTCGCCAATCCGTTGCTCAGCACGCTGGATGATCTCCTTCACAGGGAAAGGAGAGTGGGAGCGGTCATGCGTTTTGTTGACACGCCATTTATGATTTCCCGCCACATCCTTCAGGAGCTGCTTCTTCACCTTGGCTCTTGTAGCGTGTATTGATGAGCTGCGTAGCCAAAGGGATGAGGCTTCTTCATCTGGGGAAGTCAAGGAGGAGATAAGGCAGTCAGGCAGACCCTCTCTGGCCCCTCCAGGACCTCACATGTATTTCTGACTGCTCCTGGAAAGGTCATCTACACACACAGAATCTACCAGCAGCAGACCATAGAGGGTACCAGGGCAACTGGGGCATCTCAACACCTTCTGTTCCTTGCCAGGCGGCACAAGCCTTACCTGTCAAGTGGATGACATATCCATCTCCAACGTAGAGGGCCCAGTGCTGGTAAAATGGCCGGAATATCTCGATCAggtccccgggctgggggttgcTCTTGCCTTCTGCCATGCCGGGCTGGCGCAGTGAGGCGGTGCAGGCGCAGCCGGGCTGGCTGAGCGCAGGGCAGGGCGCAGCGGGCAGGCgagggctgtgcaggggcagCTGGCGGGAGCGCAGGCACGGAGGGTGTCAGCGGTGGGCACCGAGGGCAGCGGctgccggagcggggccgggccgggccggagccGGCTCGGGGCCGCTGCCGCCCGCCGGCGCAGGGCGAGGCAGCGAAGGGCGCCGCTCGCAGGCAGCGCATCCGCCCGGGGCCGAGCCAGGCTGGGCGGGCGTCCGGCTGCTGCCGCCGTGCCCGGCTGCCCACGCCTGCCCACCTGCTGTGCCCGCGCTCCCCTCCAGGCCGCGCTCCActcggggctctgctggggccgGGCCAGGCCCACTCGCATCCCCCGAGTCCTGCTCACCTCAGTGCCTGTCCCTCTGCTGATGTGGCTCCCGGCCCGCTACTCGCAGTATAAAGAGTTTTTTAGAGGAAATTGCCCAATCGCTTGGACATCACTGCCATTCCTGGCCACGTAGCAGCATGTCTAGCACTACCCATCCCGTGCAGCGGGAAGGCTTCGCTCCCTCCCACTAGCATCCCCCGAGTCCTGCTCATCTCAGTGCCTGTCCCGCTGCTTATGTGGCTCCTGGCCCGGTACTCGCAGTATGAAGAGTTTTTTAGAGGAAATTGCTCCCTCCCACTCGCATCCCCCGAGTCCTGCTCACCTCAGTGCCTGTCCCACTGCTGACGTGGCTCCTGGCCTGCTACTCCCAGTATAAAGAGTTTTTTAGAGGAAATTGCGCAATCGCTTGGACATCACTGCCCTTCATGGCCACGCAGCAGCACGTCTAGCACCACCCATCCCATGCAGCGGGAAGGCTCCGCTCCCTCCCACTCGCATCCTCCGAGTCCTGCTCACCTCagtgcctgtcctgctgctgacGTGGCTCCCGGCCCGCTACTCGCATTATAAAGAGTTTTCTAGAGGAAATTGCACAATCACTTGTCCATCTCTGCCCTTCCTGGCCACGCAGCAGCACGTCTAGCACCGCCCATCCCGTTCAGCGGCAAGGCTCCGCTCCCTAGGGTAATGCCAAATATAGCCGTCAAGTTGAAAATGTCATTTTGGTATCAAGGAAGTGTGGCCACCACGTCATTATGTGGAGACTCTATCCTTAAGTCATCCTCGCATCCTTCCATGCGCCAGTGAAGGGACAGCCCTGACTCTGCACTCTGTCACTCTGCTGGATGTATTTTCCTCCAGAACAACAACCACAGGATCATGATTAAATCTGCCTTGGGTACCAGTCTATCAGCTGCTACCAAAAATGGCAGAGGATGCTGCAGAGGGATCCCAAATGGCCTCAGGTAAACACCAAAGACTTTGCAGCAAAAAGCTGCTGGATTATTTAGGTTAACCCCACCCACAATCACAGACAAGGGGACCAGGTTGCACAAGGCTGGGGCTTCCCTGGCCTGCACTGAATCAGCCCAGGTTTTCATCCTCTGATGTGCACCACATTCAGATGCTCAAAATCTCTTCAAAAGCCCTTCTGTTTCGGGAaaggctgtgcccctgcccctgACCACAACCAAGGATATTTCTCTCCAGTCTTGGGAAAACAACAGCCTTGACTCTTTTTCATGGGAAATGCAGGTCTTGGTCCTTGCCAACAACTCCTACAAGGGTCAAAATGCAGCAAGTGATGgattctgctgctcctcctcacacTCTCACCTTATGGTTTGGGCTGTGTTCCACCAAATCCTGACATTGCATCCACCAGGTTCTAAGGAAAGGCAGCCCATAATTGAAGTGAAACCCTCAGATTTAGCCAGGGCCCCGTGGAGAATCTGAATAATAGAATGCTGACACAACAGcaaagaagcttcctgactccaggaACATCCACCCTATAACCTATCCCTATAGCCATTTAAGGCCatatcttgttaaccctactatttgttgtcgcagacatttcttcacagaaatcctttctttcagatttctgcgtcttctggaggccagaggcctcagaagggaaggtaaacaattattatcaactgctgtggaatgtaatgggatgtttcttgattggctcattttctatgtttataattaagggccaatcaccagtgcaagctaggggactgagtccctggagaTAACTTGGTTATAGTTTCTTTCTGTCtatcttagcctagcctagctgctctgcaaacctctctctatattctatttagtatagtcataatgtattatatcttatattaaataaatcaagccttctgaatcaAGAAACAAGATCCCGTCTATCTCTCACCAGCTgcaacccactcaggcgcagtaatatgtGGTGACCCGACGTGTGAGAGCAGAAATTAATCTGAttagaccagaggagcaaaattgatgcactgggtaaaaatcctgtatgtgtagcatttgatggttactttgaagtgaccacacaagtggattcaagccaggagctgaagaactgaagatcctgattcagacagagttcacagccaaggctgaccacaaagagaatcttcttctggaaaaccatcaggaaagatgatggaaaagagcaacagacctgtggagctggccagagcaagctggactctttcaaaaggtactgtgggcttttctatccctgatgaaccagcccttcgtagtctgttgctgttcgtatggcagacacatgccttgctgGAAGAGATTcagttctccccttcagaggagaatcttattgccctctggaaacactggtgcagggaagacggtttccttttgtcagaaacagatatctatggattctttagatgggcaaagctttttgggttctttactgatgtcctgtacgctttagatgtttttgtctgggagtgcatggacttgattatccagtgcgtctacagtcagggacgcgcgttgccttctatctacccagcatttataaagcttttcccagttttgaAGCGCAGAGCAGCGTTTttccaatggatctctaactgttatggacaagctccgtttccaccgcCTTTGGCAGAAGACGCGGTGGGGGAggacattctgcttcccagccctccctgcttcgcggcgggggggggCTGAAATTTTGCcgggcgaagaagtttttttactcttgctccggagcatgctcagatagagttttctccttcccccccttatcTCTCTCCGGGGAGATGgtagtggccgctcaagccagcgccggcctctcagactccgcctttagacatgggggcggcaccggtctctgaggtttcctccatgcccctgccagagccgtcactccaggagatcccgtctccgcctctccaggtggTCCCGCCCGCagtttcaccggcctccccgcccccgcaagagcctgtgtcggagaaggcagaagagacagcacttctgGCGactgacctgttgctaagcaacagcgatgctccgccgcttctcccggctctgctgctgcctgtttgcactgcgacggagactgcgactgcgcctccgcagcggaccccggagtcagcggcgggggacggcgctggccccgtgccgtgcctgccgcTGCTTTCAGGGTCGGGGGACGCGGAGGCGGCGTGTTCCTGCGCGTCCctgccgcctcaagccgagacagtcccagaaTCAGCGGCAGAAAATGGCATTGAGCCCGCGGGACTCTCGGAGCAGCCCACAGCTGATCTTACAATCAGCgtggttccctccccagttccggcttcccccccgctgcttccaccggacgtcccagcggtTTTGCTGTTGTCAGAGACTGCCATGGCACTGGCGGCTCGTTCGAGCTCGGGCCGTcccgggctggctgccccagcagccgccccggcggggggtctctccgtcagtggagcgggggctgcccgccagctgactcttgcggcagtccagctgccggtTTTCAAGATCAGCGGCAGTTTGGGGGGTGGtgtttcggttgctgtcccatAGCGGCTCCTATCTCTGCCGTCTCTCCTGcgtcctagtggcatgggggggcaggtggatcccgagagccctgcctctggtccccagcccagtgggggtggtgccgtgttgctgtgggaaacaaacattcccagacccgagatgaagaCTCTCGGGGCAGCTTCTATTTCCTCACTGcaggcatgcctcagtggtttaggggaaaggaagcgtctcactacccatgctgccattgtgctggcagcagggttcaggcctgtggatatgcagagccttccttataggtttggcctgggccgttgggctcataaaattcctgggctgggcccactgcatggcctcctgatgtttttggggactctggtttctcctaccggtcctggtccccgtttgtgagccagttttttggggttcctggtccagcatgggccagggcccccaaggcctttccttctctggcactgctctgctcggctgctgatCTTTTGCTttcaatcaagaaaaaaaaaaaaaaaaaaaaaaaaaaaaaaaaaaaaaaagattgaaaatagcgggcagcagctatgaagcattgaagggccagaaaaggacatttcaaaattttacaaattgtttaaaattgtattaagactgtcaatggtttttcataactattgatggaactcttttgcagaagtctgtttcaggaccaaaaggactctcagatattccaagagaaacaacttcggctcttggactgttcctgaatctcagctgcatggactcaaattctctttacattgtattttgcatttttcttatattatagcattgttttagtgattttttagtattgtatattctgcaggtgaagaaatttcctgttcattccacatcagcatttttcttttattttatgcaatttagaaaggtgagatgtcgcagacatttcttcacagaaatcctttctttcagatttctgtgtcttctggaggccagaggcctcagaagggaaggtaaacaattattatcaactgctgtggaatgtaatgggatgtttcttgattggctcattttctatgttaataattaaaggccaatcaccagtgcaagctaggggactgagtccctggagaTAACTTGGTTATAGATTCTTTCTGTCtatcttagcctagcctagctgctctgcaaacctctctctatattctatttagtatagtcataatgtattatatcttatattaaataaatcaagccttctgaatcaAGAAACAAGATCCCGTctatctctcaccagctgcgacccactcaggtgcaGTAAtaattggtcacttatggtccctCTAACCTTTTGCCATTGGTCAAGATTGGaaccgggccaagggtataaaagtagcatactctACCCCTACTAACTCAGAAGAAGAAGTGCTGAGACCCTTCATaaacccctccaataaagccatactcgtggaacagtcggcgtcttctccttctcctccttctccgtctgctggagcctcaaGCGAAGGGAAAGCTACCTaggaagcaaagctgaaatcataagagctgcctaatcactaagacctgaatattccctgcttgctaggggctgacccacggccttggtctgagcgagctggcctctggcacccagtccccttgggggctgagctctggtGCTGTAATAGCTTGCCTAGGATAAGACCAATTAAGACATGATGAACAACATCACCCTGACTGCAAAGAGATGCCCAGTACAACTGCAAACTTCCGCAGTTTGGGAAATGTTGCAGCTTTCACAAACAGCAAGACAATTCCCCAGATAAAATAATGCCAGTTCTCTTTATTGTAGGATGAAGTAGAGATGTGAGAGGTCCATATGCTGCCCTCACACGGTGCTGACTTGTCGGGGTGTGCAGAGAGAATGCCCTGAGAGCAGAAAAGTTCAGAAGTTCTGTATAACCACCTCAATAGCTTAGCCATGACAGAAGTTTCAATTCCATTTCCAGGAATCCAGAAAGGAGTTTCACTTTCAGTTTGATTGTAATGTGTTTCCCTGTGTTAAAACTAAGAACTTTGTTCAGATGTAATAACAAAGGGCAGTACAAAATACAACTGGATACTTTGCCTTGGCTACTTCAAGCACTGAAAAACTGCTGTTTAAAAGAGGAATGAAttgattccttgttttgctttggtgCATGCAAAGCTTTCGGTTTACCTACTAAACCGACTTTTTCTCAAGCCACTGGATTTTTACTCTTCGGATTCCCTCCCTGATGTGAATGCCAGGGCAGTGAGTGAGCAAGGGGCAGCTGGTGctttgctgctggctggggttaaccTTGACAATCTGTTCAGAGCAGACAAAACCAGCCAggctctcacacacagctcttctgctctcacctgtccctgcaggccaggCAGTTGCCTGTAACAAAAGCAGCACAGACTTACAGGTGTCTCACAGGTGGGATGCAGCTCACCTGCTTCCAAACACTCTAGGCAGATGCTCCAGGTAAAGGACAATCAAGCACACTTAGCCTGAAGAGTTTTCTTCCAAGACCATGCACACATCAGCTTTGTGACAAGGGAATGGTGTGGCTCAGTACATTTGCAAACTCTTTCTAGGCAGGGAAAAACCATGCAAAACACCATCATGCCAAAACCAGAGCACTCCTGTAGAACTCTGAAGGGTACAGCTTATAAGACCTGACCTTCCCTCTGACCTCCCAGGAGTTTCTCAGTTTAAGCAGCACAAGTACAGACTCAAGACAATGCACATCCTGCTCCTTTGCAGACATTGCAGCCAGGGCTTTCCCACCTACTTGGACCCCCAGCTGGAAAACTCCCAGCAGTACTTTTTTGACTTTTCTGGAAAGTTGAGGTTAAAATCACAGATATACAAAAAAAGCCTACAGGAACCAACTGATGAATAGGGATGAAAAGCCTGCACCAGTGCAAATGCGCCCAGACTACCACAAAAATGAAATGAACTAAAAGTAGAAATGGCAACCAGGCTAGTGCTGCCAGAGGTCACTTTAAATGGTGCCAATCCTGACTTTTTATTTCTTAAAGATATAGCAGGAAAAACCAAGGCTGAACAGTTGAACTTGGATGCAAAGTTAGATAAAAGAAGATTTTCGGGCAATCAAAGTTTGTATTTCTGacaatttatttaattaaatattaattatttattgttatattaatattatttaaTGATTGCAGCAAAGGTGGCAGAGTTGCTAGGAAGCCTTGATGGCAGGTGCAGCAAAAGCTGATCAGTGAATGCTATGGCCAGGAGATCCCCCTGCCTTGCTCTGAGCTCTTCCTGACAGCCCATCAGTAgtactttctctctctcttggaCGAGTCCCCAAACAAGCCCTTCACAACAGCAGTGGCAAGGCCAGCAAGAAGGATACCTCCTACAGCTGCTGTAGTACCAATTACTACTTTTGTGACCTATAAAGGGGAAAGTAAAACACACGTTGGAAATACAAGGAGCACTTATGTTTACTCCCCACCCAGCATGATAATGGAGAATAGGCAGGGATATTCAGGGTAAATAAATCAGCAAGAGCCATGGGCCCCATTATCAGAAGGGGCAGCAGCCAGGTTTGTCCCCCcaggaggtggcactcagggagagggcactgccagggtgcagccagagcacagggaccctgcagggccaggggctctggggaggCAGCGCTGCTTTGGAGCCCACGCCTGGCactgggctgtgccctgcaggctgcaggctgtgtcccagtgcccggctcacagccagcagccaggagctgctctgggaggcaCCCAGGGCTCACCCTGTGACACTCACCTGGTCTGAGACTCCTTCTCCATAGCGCAGCATGGTCACAAAGTGCTCACAGTTGCTGGTAAGCACATCATATGGCACCTCCCTGTCAATCCATTGCTCAGCACGCCGGATGATCTCCTTCACAGGGAAAGGAGTGCGGGTGCGGTCATACTTGTTGTTGACACGCCATTTATGATTTTCCACCACCACCTTCAGGAGCTGCTTCTTCACCTTGGCCTTTTTGGTGAATACAGATGTGGTGCTCACCAACAGAGATGGGGCTCCTTCATCTGGGGAAGTCAGTGAAGAGATAAGGCAGGCAGATCGTCTCTGGCCTCTCCACAACCTCAGATGGGCTTCCTCTGCTGCTGGACAGGTCATCTACACACACAGAGTCtaccagcagcagcacatggagggagacagggctcctggggcatCTCAACACCCACTCTGCACCTTGCCAGGCAGCACAAGCCTTACCTACAGGTGTGACGTTGATGACATATCCGTCCCCAACGTAGAGGGCCCAGTGCTGGTAACCTGGCCGGTCGATCTCGATCAGGTCTCCGGGCTGGGGGTCGCTCCTGCCTTCTGCCATGCCGGGCTGGCGCAGTGAGGCGGTGCAGGTGCAGCCGGGCTGgctgagcgcagggcagagcgCAGCGGGCAGGCgagggctgtgcaggggcagCTGGCGGGAGCGCAGGCACGGAGGGTGTCAGCGGCGGGCGCCGAGGGCAGCGGctgccggagcggggccgggccgggccggagccGGCTCGGGGCCGCTGCCGCCCGCCGGCGCAGGGCGAGGCAGCGAAGGGCGCCGCTCGCAGGCAGCGCATccgcccggggccgggccgggccgggcgggcgtcCGGCTGCTGCCGCCGTGCCCGGCtgcccccgcccgcccgcccgccgtgCCCGCGCTCCCCTCCCGGCCGCGCTCCGCTCGGGGctccgccggggccgggccgggcccgctccGCTGCCGGGACGCGGCTCCCCGGGGCTGCCCGCGCTGCCCGGCCTggcccgggccctgcggcacctGCGGCCGCccggcagagcctgcaggggccgCGTCCTGCTGGGAACGCCCGCTCGCATCCCCCGAGCCTCGCTCACCCCGACGCCTTTCCCGCTGCTGCCGTGCTCTCTCCCGGCCTGCTGCTCCCGCTATAAATAGGATGAAGATGGCGCTTGCTCCGATCCTGCCGGGCTCACGGGCGACGCTGACCGAGAGCTACCCCATCCGTCTCCTCTTCCATCTCGTCCCGTCCCACCGCCCCCGCCTTCTCCCGCCCACCGTCCCTCCCATCCGGACGTTCCGCTCCCGAGATTGTTTGGAAAACCACTGGTTTAGTGGAAATTCCGATCCTGTCCCCGAGGAGGACGCGGCATTGCCACTTTCCCGGAGCCTCCCGCAGCTCCTCGAGCCCCTCCAGCCGCGGGGTGGCTCCGGTCCCCCTCGGCCGAGCGGTGAGTGAGCGAGCACCCCTCAGCCGGAAACCTTTCGAGAGAAAAATGGGGTGCTGCCGTTCTACTTCTTCACCGTGATGAGAAACAGAGGAGGTGGAGCTCTGAGCGAAATAATTTTggggcaaagggatttttaggatgtgtttttatAACGTGGCCTGTGCATTTCCTTTGGGACAGCAGAGGAATTCCATGATTGTGCCCTGCCAGGGTCCCGGTCCAAGAAATAAGCACAGCTGAGCCCGTACAGCCATCTCCTttactgctgctggcacagtgtGCTAAAACTAATGAGAAAAGTGTCCTCTGGGTAAGTAGAACTAAGCAGTATTTAAAGCCTTGCATTTCAGAAGTCAGGCAAGCAGGCTTGTTGATATAAAAGATGAGAGCAGTGGAAGATTTGCCATCTTTCTGTCTTCAGTGACATTGCTAATTCAGAGGAGCATTGAATAACAGTTCTGCTTTCTGTATCATCCCCTTCTTTAAATCTGAACTATTTGCAAAGATTTGCAGTGGAAATTTAATCACCAAGGCAATTCTTGTGgtatggaaaaaaccccaaacatataCATGGAAACCCAGATATTTGCTTTacctgggcacagcagggtcctGTTGCTTGGgggagcctgggctgggatcctgcAGGGGAGGGACTGGCCTGTGCTCCCACCCACGGGTGGGCAATCACAGAATCATGCTGTGGCAGGCACGAGAGTGCAATAGAAACTGCCACTGTACAGGCAGCAAAGATGGTATTATAAACACAGTGAAATTCCAGCATAAAGTTGACAGTTCATTTGTGCACGAGTAGGCTTCTCTCACTGATTCATTTTCGTTGTGTAATGAGGTTGAAAGGCCCTTTCTATTCATACCCTTTCCAAAATAGATGTAGCCTGTGTGTATGGACAGCTGCTGTGCTCTTGAATGGACCAGAATAACCTAACTCACCACGGAGACTGCAAATCCTTCTCTGGCTAACAGTGCACATGAGTTTAGGGAcacaagggaaaggaaaaagggcaaTTAAATAATAACAAGCACTACAGAAGAAAAACCAGCAAGTCCTGTCCAACAAGGTTTCCTGTTAAGGAAACCCTCCTGTCCAACCATCCAGGACTCACTCTGGCAGTCTCACTTGCTGCACTTGAGCTGGGATTGGGGCCCTGTCAGAGTCCCTTTGAGGTGCTCCCCTTGACTCCCTGTACACTTCACACTCACACATCCAAAGTTTTCTCACTTGCACAGCCCCAGGTTTGCCATAGCAGAGTCTCAAACATCTGGATccttaaaataaattaatcatGGTGCAACAGCAAAACAAGAACTTGAGCTTTATGTCTCAAAGCTTCACTCATAGCCCTGCTAATCTGTTCTGGGCTTGGACAAGGCTCAGGTAATGCTTCAGTCCCTGAGCTTTATGAATGGTCTGTCGTGGGGTGGGTCTCACACACAGCATGTAGGTAGGCATTGCTGCAAATGCCTTTGGTCTCCTGATGTAGGGCAGTCCTAGGTATGGTCTGGGGCTGAGTTGATGGAGAGCTCCTCTCACATTCATCAGTGTGGCAGCTTCTGAGTTTGCAAAGACCCCCACAGAGACGTTATGACACGATCTCATTCTTCAGAAAGTTTTTGTTAAGTTATGCTCTTATTTAGTCCCCACAGATTGGGGACTGATGACAAGCCTGCTTCTTGCCCCTTCACTCTAAGAGGAGAATGGTGTTCATCCTTTTTATTACATCTGTCCTCAGGTGAGCTCAGTTTCTTGTTTCTCTCCCCAGCTGGACATGCCTTGCTAGAAGTGGGATAAAGAACTGTGTCCATGTTGGTCAACTAATCCCCTTCCCATGGAAGGATTTGGGTAAGA from Melospiza melodia melodia isolate bMelMel2 chromosome 12, bMelMel2.pri, whole genome shotgun sequence includes:
- the LOC134423713 gene encoding phospholipase A and acyltransferase 1-like, whose amino-acid sequence is MAEGRSDPQPGDLIEIDRPGYQHWALYVGDGYVINVTPVDEGAPSLLVSTTSVFTKKAKVKKQLLKVVVENHKWRVNNKYDRTRTPFPVKEIIRRAEQWIDREVPYDVLTSNCEHFVTMLRYGEGVSDQVTKVVIGTTAAVGGILLAGLATAVVKGLFGDSSKRERKYY